A genomic segment from Maniola jurtina chromosome 9, ilManJurt1.1, whole genome shotgun sequence encodes:
- the LOC123868296 gene encoding uncharacterized protein LOC123868296, whose amino-acid sequence MENLSLIVNCSVPYYKEFSEDTDLVNSSHNVTSPIESAFISKAAGLGTVSGILIAFLINFVLSFEYETLKRKAKIKIETDILLQKSLILLILMLSLPLVLAFLIGASLYKVLCSIIIKRRDKHFAGFLDSFDVFWSLEDDATKSIINVLGIIESESSQELVDQIKEKLQNIVQNNDTEKLFYRRSEEYGFYYWRKCCYVDTSQYVRVIDVSNVDSLSVSDLDEIMTEVSYQPLPFNDEGLFQILVTNQRLKNNDKRKSEYGIIFRIHHAVGDGVALIEFLCQALADGKDDEVITFCMPETYNVSSKKTSADLFKILTKLVEIPGCLIDGILREPDRSSLHGPPLTGKKFYKWIEPDDNLFKMVKNIKENIEEANFSDILATALSSAFQDYFGKGIDPAPNNIAVILPIRFPALKNKQVKLENNFTVSILDLPVGGDLKEIRRRFNGLRNSADPLTNYYILKLCSILPKEILFPMFNSRQATMVFSNLPGPKSLSICGGDLKSLVFFVPNKGNTGLGITALCYGGVLRLGAMADSALVSSPEELAIILDGMVEEIRRLHDKYAR is encoded by the exons ATGGAGAATTTAAGTCTAATAGTCAATTGTTCTGTGCCATATTACAAAGAGTTTTCTGAAGATACAGATTTAGTCAATTCGTCTCATAATGTGACGTCCCCGATAGAAAGTGCTTTTATATCAAAAGCAGCTGGATTAGGTACTGTCAGTGGTATATTGATTGCGTTTCTCATTAACTTTGTATTGAGTTTCGAA taTGAAACTCTCAAAAGAAaagctaaaattaaaattgaaaccgATATCTTGTTacaaaaatctttgattttattaattttaatgttaagTTTGCCGTTAGTTTTAGCGTTTCTTATTGGAGCATCTTTGTATAAAGTGTTATGTTCTATAATTATAAAGAGAAGAGACAAGCACTTCGCGGGATTTCTCGATAGTTTTGATGTTTTTTGGAGTCTGGAAGATGATGCTACTAAAAGCATTATTAATGTACTAGGAATCATTGAATCTGAATCATCCCAAGAATTAGTCGACCAAATAAAGGAAAAGTTACAAAACATCGTCCAAAACAATGACACTGAAAAGTTATTTTATAGAAGAAGTGAAGAATATGGATTTTATTATTGGAGAAAATGTTGCTATGTTGATACTAGTCAGTATGTTCGTGTAATTGATGTTTCAAATGTTGACAGCCTTAGCGTATCAGACTTAGACGAGATTATGACTGAAGTGTCTTATCAACCACTAccctttaacgatgaaggactATTTCAGATATTAGTAACAAACCAaaggttaaaaaataatgataagcGAAAAAgtgaatatggtataatatttaGAATCCATCACGCTGTAGGTGATGGAGTAGCTTTAATAGAATTTTTGTGTCAAGCGTTAGCAGATGGAAAAGACGACGAAGTCATAACTTTCTGTATGCCAGAAACTTATAACGTTAGCAGTAAAAAAACTTCAGcagatttgtttaaaatattaacaaaacttgTTGAAATACCTGGATGTTTAATAGATGGAATATTAAGAGAACCTGATCGAAGTAGTTTACATGGTCCTCCTTTAACTGGGAAAAAGTTTTATAAATGGATTGAACCAGAtgacaatttatttaaaatggtaaaaaatataaaagaaaatatagaGGAAGCGAACTTTTCAGATATTTTAGCGACTGCTTTATCTTCTGCTTTTCAAGACTATTTCGGAAAG ggAATAGATCCAGCTCCCAACAACATAGCCGTGATATTGCCAATAAGATTTCCTGCATTAAAAAACAAACAAGTAAAGTTAGAGAATAATTTCACCGTCAGTATACTAGACTTGCCAGTAGGAGGAGACCTCAAGGAGATAAGAAGGAGATTTAATGGACTACGTAATAGTGCTGACCCTTTG ACTAATTACTACATATTAAAGCTATGCAGCATTCTCCCAAAAGAAATACTTTTCCCAATGTTCAATAGCAGGCAGGCTACCATGGTTTTCAGTAACTTACCTGGACCTAAATCGTTGAGCATTTGTGGTGGAGATCTAAAATCCTTGGTATTCTTTGTGCCGAATAAAGGGAATACAG GTTTAGGAATAACAGCTTTGTGCTATGGCGGAGTGCTAAGATTAGGAGCAATGGCTGATTCAGCACTAGTATCAAGTCCAGAAGAACTAGCTATAATTTTAGATGGAATGGTTGAAGAAATAAGAAGATTACACGACAAATATGCGAGGTAG